The following coding sequences lie in one Apostichopus japonicus isolate 1M-3 chromosome 13, ASM3797524v1, whole genome shotgun sequence genomic window:
- the LOC139978667 gene encoding lysosomal acid glucosylceramidase-like: MAHINMDVLYVNISWFLVLFLGASGCVKKYGTGNDVTFVCECSADYCDSVEDFDDYVPGRHFVVYTSSKWAGRMVKQIFSIRNLPQYPGTGVTFTVNKRTKYQEILGFGGSFSDSAGINIMGLSETTRENLMKSYFSAEGIEYNMARVPMASTDFSTHEYSYDDVDGDFDLENFALTQEDLSYKIPLIKEAMSLSPAPIKLFASPWSAPGWMKTNGRMKGGGRLFGDPGGQHYKTWANYFARFLEEYEKQGVTFWSLTLQNEPSAGLVPMYDFQCMYLGPNISKEFIKQDLGPTLVARGYGDLKYMILDDQRWLLPQWARSVLSDPEVTPYVNGIALHWYYDRIISTRRLRETHDEFPDYFMLNSEACAGVFFFEGDDVILGSWERGELYSQDILEDLNNWVGAWVDWNLALDLQGGPNWVGNFVDSPIIVDSVNDVFYKQPMFYHLGHFSKFVPPGSVRVEMTAGRPTRLQYIAFQRPDGKMVAIFLNKTERTIQMQIFDVSVGFLSMEVSARGIQTYIW, translated from the exons GCGCATCTGGGTGCGTGAAGAAGTACGGAACCGGAAATGACGTCACATTCGTCTGTGAATGTTCAGCAGACTATTGTGACAGTGTGGAGGACTTTGACGATTACGTGCCGGGAAGACATTTTGTTGTGTATACGTCAAGCAAATGGGCGGGAAGAATGGTCAAGCAGATTTTTAGTATAAGAAACCTTCCACAGTACCCAG GTACTGGCGTGACGTTTACAGTCAATAAAAGGACGAAATATCAAGAGATTCTTGGGTTTGGAGGGTCCTTCTCTGATTCGGCTGGCATTAATATTATGGGTTTGTCAGAAACAACAAGAGAAAATCTCATGAAATCCTACTTTTCCGCAGAAG GGATAGAGTATAATATGGCGCGTGTTCCAATGGCGAGTACGGACTtttcaactcatgaatattcatacgaTGACGTCGATGGAGATTTTGACCTCGAAAACTTCGCGCTCACGCAGGAGGATCTCTCCTACAAG ATACCATTGATAAAGGAAGCCATGTCGTTGAGTCCTGCGCCCATCAAGTTATTCGCTTCACCGTGGTCGGCCCCTGGATGGATGAAGACCAATGGTAGGATGAAGGGGGGAGGAAGACTCTTCGGTGACCCAGGAGGACAACATTACAAGACATGGGCAAATTACTTCGCCCG attTTTGGAGGAATACGAAAAACAGGGAGTGACATTTTGGAGTTTGACTCTTCAAAACGAACCATCCGCTGGATTAGTTCCAATGTATGACTTCCAATGTATGTACTTGGGACCGAACATTAGCAAGGAATTTATCAAACAGGACCTGGGACCGACTCTAGTTGCCAGGGGATATGGTGACCTCAAATATATGATCCTTGATGATCAACGATGGTTACTACCGCAATGGGCACGATCT GTTTTAAGTGATCCTGAGGTCACCCCATACGTGAATGGAATCGCCCTACACTGGTACTACGATCGTATTATCAGTACACGTCGTCTGCGAGAGACACATGATGAATTCCCGGATTATTTTATGCTGAACTCCGAAGCATGCGCAGGAGTATTCTTCTTTGAAGGGGATGACGTCATACTTGGGAGCTGGGAACGAGGGGAGCTATACAGCCAGGACATTTTGGAG GATCTTAACAACTGGGTCGGAGCCTGGGTTGATTGGAATTTAGCCCTTGATCTACAAGGTGGTCCTAACTGGGTTGGCAACTTTGTGGACAGCCCAATCATTGTGGATAGTGTAAATGACGTGTTCTATAAACAACCAATGTTCTACCATCTCGGACACTTCAG TAAATTTGTACCACCCGGTTCAGTTCGAGTTGAAATGACAGCAGGCCGTCCGACACGTCTCCAGTATATCGCATTCCAAAGACCAGACGGGAAAATGGTTGCAATATTCCTTAACAA AACCGAACGAACGATACAAATGCAGATATTTGACGTAAGTGTTGGCTTTTTGAGCATGGAGGTTTCCGCCAGAGGAATACAAACTTACATTTGGTAA